In the Fundulus heteroclitus isolate FHET01 unplaced genomic scaffold, MU-UCD_Fhet_4.1 scaffold_51, whole genome shotgun sequence genome, one interval contains:
- the LOC105918548 gene encoding complexin-2 — protein sequence MDFVMKQALGGATKDMGKMLGGEEEKDPDAAKKEEERQEALRQQEEERKAKHARMEAEREKVRQTIRDKYGLKKKEEKEAEEKAAMEQACEGSLTRPKKAIPRGCGDDEEDEESILDTVLKYLPGPLQDMLKK from the exons ATGGATTTTGTAATGAAGCAAGCTTTAGGTG GGGCCACCAAGGACATGGGTAAGATGCTCGGtggggaggaggagaaggatcCGGATGCGGCTAAGAAAGAAGAGGAGCGACAGGAGGCACTGAGGcaacaggaggaggagaggaaggccAAACATGCCCGCATGGAGGCAGAGCGGGAAAAAGTACGGCAGACTATCAGGGACAAG TACGGCTTGAAAaagaaggaggagaaagaggCGGAGGAGAAAGCAGCCATGGAGCAGGCCTGTGAGGGATCGCTGACCCGCCCGAAGAAGGCAATCCCAAGAGGCTGCGGAGACGAcgaagaggatgaggagagcatCCTCGACACCGTCCTCAAGTATCTGCCCGGACCTCTACAGGACATGCTCAAGaagtaa